Proteins from a single region of Carassius carassius chromosome 25, fCarCar2.1, whole genome shotgun sequence:
- the LOC132104202 gene encoding stathmin domain-containing protein 1-like isoform X2, whose translation MGCGSSKITVVEPVKPNSLNGNESESLEFVVAQGGSRGDSAVSKMTTDSGVSLDAAEPSVVPGSVPRMLPPLQAQSPGLAQQSEERPESSEILKQLLVQGIIPAQPRQGGSGEAYDIMMDDAEEPRRRPPARLESLKIRKEQEVTRKEDIEMKMRQVEERRKEKEQDLKHRLRIKSARPRVPAPVNAEGELVAMELLHSEQLPIPTRTKHLQMPINGESEHLRLTDSPELENDSTFQQTEGRDEGF comes from the exons ATGGGCTGTGGGAGCTCCAAAATCACGGTGGTTGAACCCGTGAAACCGAACAGTCTGAACGGAAATGAG AGCGAATCTCTGGAGTTTGTTGTGGCTCAGGGAGGCTCTCGTGGTGACTCTGCAGTGTCCAAAATGACCACCGACAGCGGGGTCAGTCTAGATGCAGCAGAGCCATCGGTTGTACCTGGATCTGTACCCAGAATGCTGCCACCGCTACAAG CCCAGAGTCCTGGACTGGCCCAGCAAAGTGAAGAGAGGCCTGAGTCCAGTGAGATCCTGAAGCAACTGCTCGTTCAAGGAATAATTCCAGCTCAACCAAGACAGGGAGGAAGTGGGGAAGCCTACGACATCATG ATGGATGACGCTGAGGAGCCAAGGAGAAGGCCACCAGCTCGGCTAGAGTCACTGAAAATTCGCAAAGAACAAGAAGTCACCAGAAAGGAAGACATTGAGATGAAGATGAGACAAGTGGAGGAGAGGAGAAAG GAGAAAGAGCAGGACCTGAAACACAGGTTGAGGATTAAATCAGCGCGGCCGCGTGTCCCTGCCCCAGTGAATGCAGAGGGGGAACTCGTCGCCATGGAACTGCTCCATTCTGAACAGCTTCCTATCCCAACCAGAACCAAACACCTACAGATGCCAATCAATGGAGAGTCTGAGCACCTGAGGCTTACTGATTCCCCAGAACTGGAAAATGATTCCACCTTCCAACAGACTGAAGGCAGAGATGAGGGATTTTAG
- the LOC132104202 gene encoding stathmin domain-containing protein 1-like isoform X1 yields the protein MVGLIQTYNGSRRHSTPPAPSFSDRISLKLSGSRCSYRPISGNFIGWSESLEFVVAQGGSRGDSAVSKMTTDSGVSLDAAEPSVVPGSVPRMLPPLQAQSPGLAQQSEERPESSEILKQLLVQGIIPAQPRQGGSGEAYDIMMDDAEEPRRRPPARLESLKIRKEQEVTRKEDIEMKMRQVEERRKEKEQDLKHRLRIKSARPRVPAPVNAEGELVAMELLHSEQLPIPTRTKHLQMPINGESEHLRLTDSPELENDSTFQQTEGRDEGF from the exons ATGGTTGGTCTTATCCAAACTTACAACGGATCCAGAAGACACTCCACTCCGCCAGCGCCGAGTTTCTCTGACAGAATTTCGCTGAAGTTGAGTGGGTCGAGATGTTCTTACCGCCCTATTTCTGGAAACTTCATTGGCTGG AGCGAATCTCTGGAGTTTGTTGTGGCTCAGGGAGGCTCTCGTGGTGACTCTGCAGTGTCCAAAATGACCACCGACAGCGGGGTCAGTCTAGATGCAGCAGAGCCATCGGTTGTACCTGGATCTGTACCCAGAATGCTGCCACCGCTACAAG CCCAGAGTCCTGGACTGGCCCAGCAAAGTGAAGAGAGGCCTGAGTCCAGTGAGATCCTGAAGCAACTGCTCGTTCAAGGAATAATTCCAGCTCAACCAAGACAGGGAGGAAGTGGGGAAGCCTACGACATCATG ATGGATGACGCTGAGGAGCCAAGGAGAAGGCCACCAGCTCGGCTAGAGTCACTGAAAATTCGCAAAGAACAAGAAGTCACCAGAAAGGAAGACATTGAGATGAAGATGAGACAAGTGGAGGAGAGGAGAAAG GAGAAAGAGCAGGACCTGAAACACAGGTTGAGGATTAAATCAGCGCGGCCGCGTGTCCCTGCCCCAGTGAATGCAGAGGGGGAACTCGTCGCCATGGAACTGCTCCATTCTGAACAGCTTCCTATCCCAACCAGAACCAAACACCTACAGATGCCAATCAATGGAGAGTCTGAGCACCTGAGGCTTACTGATTCCCCAGAACTGGAAAATGATTCCACCTTCCAACAGACTGAAGGCAGAGATGAGGGATTTTAG
- the LOC132104200 gene encoding phosphatidylserine synthase 1-like isoform X1, giving the protein MAPNQGSRMLSKDDANYKLHFRMINEQQVEDITIDFFYKPHTITLLTLTVVSIMYFAFTRDDGDSDNNLRVGLLLVGSFFLVISVLAFPNGPFTRPHPVIWRMVFGLSVLYFLFLVFLIFLNWDQVKALLYWLDPNLRYATREADIMEYAINCHVITWERIRSHFDIFAFSHFWGWAMKALLIRSYGLCWTISITWELTELFFMHLLPNFAECWWDQVILDILLCNGGGIWLGMTVCRFLEMRTYHWASIKDIHTTTGKLKRAVLQFTPASWTYVRWFDPKSSFQRVAGIYLFMIVWQLTELNTFFLKHIFVFQASHPLSWCRILFIGIITAPTVRQYYAYLTDTQCKRVGTQCWVFGAIAFLEALACIKFGQDLFSKTQVLYVVLWLLCLAFITFLCLYEMIWYEQNYGKRLKNIADCDDSTIIDTYDNILETSKAEKNSSSNSTSSRRRKGGSGKNKTINGTSGKK; this is encoded by the exons ATGGCGCCCAACCAGGGTTCCAGGATGCTCAGTAAAGATGACGCGAATTATAAACTTCACTTTCGGATGATAAACGAGCAACAGGTGGAGGATATCACCATCGATTTCTTCTACAAACCGCATACCATTACTTTACTGACGCTCACCGTTGTCAGCATAATGTACTTTGCGTTTACGAG GGATGATGGTGATTCTGATAATAACCTGCGTGTGGGTCTGCTGCTGGTTGGCTCTTTCTTTCTTGTTATCAGTGTTCTTGCCTTCCCCAATG GTCCTTTCACAAGACCTCATCCTGTTATATGGCGCATGGTTTTTG GTCTCAGTGTCCTTTACTTCCTCTTCCTGGTGTTCCTCATCTTCCTGAATTGGGATCAAGTGAAAGCGCTGTTGTATTGGCTGGACCCCAATCTACGTTACGCCACACGAGAAGCAGATATCATG GAGTATGCTATAAACTGTCACGTGATTACATGGGAACGCATCCGgagtcattttgacatttttgcctTTAGTCATTTCTGGGGCTGGGCAATGAAAGCTCTACTCATCCGCAGCTACGGCCTCTGCTGGACCATCAGCATCACATGGGAGCTCACAGag TTGTTCTTCATGCACCTCCTTCCAAACTTTGCAGAGTGCTGGTGGGATCAAGTCATTCTTGACATCCTATTGTGCAATGGAGGGGGCATTTGGCTTGGCATGACTGTGTGTCGCTTTTTAGAGATGCGTACCTACCACTGGGCCAGTATCAA GGATATCCACACAACCACAGGCAAGCTGAAACGGGCTGTTTTGCAGTTCACTCCGGCCAGCTGGACGTATGTGCGCTGGTTTGACCCCAAATCCTCTTTTCAGAGGGTGGCTGGAATCTACCTCTTCATGATAGTATGGCAG CTCACAGAATTGAACACATTTTTCCTGAAGCATATCTTCGTATTCCAGGCCTCTCATCCTCTCAGCTGGTGCCGGATCCTCTTCATTGGGATCATCACTGCCCCCACAGTTCG GCAATACTATGCATATCTAACAGACACCCAGTGCAAAAGAGTTGGAACACAGTGTTGGGTGTTTGG GGCCATTGCTTTCCTGGAAGCTCTGGCTTGTATCAAATTTGGACAAGACTTGTTCTCTAAAACACAGGTTCTTTATGTTGTCCTTTGGCTTTTGTGTTTG GCTTTTATTACTTTTCTCTGTCTGTATGAAATGATTTGGTACGAGCAGAATTATGGGAAGAGACTGAAG AACATTGCAGACTGTGACGACAGCACCATTATTGACACGTATGACAACATTCTTGAAACTTCCAAAG CAGAGAAGAACTCCAGTAGTAATTCCACTTCATCACGGAGAAGAAAAGGAGGctctggaaaaaacaaaacaatcaatgGAACAAGCGGCAAGAAGTGA
- the LOC132104200 gene encoding phosphatidylserine synthase 1-like isoform X2, with product MAPNQGSRMLSKDDANYKLHFRMINEQQVEDITIDFFYKPHTITLLTLTVVSIMYFAFTRDDGDSDNNLRVGLLLVGSFFLVISVLAFPNGPFTRPHPVIWRMVFGLSVLYFLFLVFLIFLNWDQVKALLYWLDPNLRYATREADIMEYAINCHVITWERIRSHFDIFAFSHFWGWAMKALLIRSYGLCWTISITWELTELFFMHLLPNFAECWWDQVILDILLCNGGGIWLGMTVCRFLEMRTYHWASIKDIHTTTGKLKRAVLQFTPASWTYVRWFDPKSSFQRVAGIYLFMIVWQLTELNTFFLKHIFVFQASHPLSWCRILFIGIITAPTVRQYYAYLTDTQCKRVGTQCWVFGAIAFLEALACIKFGQDLFSKTQVLYVVLWLLCLAFITFLCLYEMIWYEQNYGKRLKNIADCDDSTIIDTYDNILETSKEKNSSSNSTSSRRRKGGSGKNKTINGTSGKK from the exons ATGGCGCCCAACCAGGGTTCCAGGATGCTCAGTAAAGATGACGCGAATTATAAACTTCACTTTCGGATGATAAACGAGCAACAGGTGGAGGATATCACCATCGATTTCTTCTACAAACCGCATACCATTACTTTACTGACGCTCACCGTTGTCAGCATAATGTACTTTGCGTTTACGAG GGATGATGGTGATTCTGATAATAACCTGCGTGTGGGTCTGCTGCTGGTTGGCTCTTTCTTTCTTGTTATCAGTGTTCTTGCCTTCCCCAATG GTCCTTTCACAAGACCTCATCCTGTTATATGGCGCATGGTTTTTG GTCTCAGTGTCCTTTACTTCCTCTTCCTGGTGTTCCTCATCTTCCTGAATTGGGATCAAGTGAAAGCGCTGTTGTATTGGCTGGACCCCAATCTACGTTACGCCACACGAGAAGCAGATATCATG GAGTATGCTATAAACTGTCACGTGATTACATGGGAACGCATCCGgagtcattttgacatttttgcctTTAGTCATTTCTGGGGCTGGGCAATGAAAGCTCTACTCATCCGCAGCTACGGCCTCTGCTGGACCATCAGCATCACATGGGAGCTCACAGag TTGTTCTTCATGCACCTCCTTCCAAACTTTGCAGAGTGCTGGTGGGATCAAGTCATTCTTGACATCCTATTGTGCAATGGAGGGGGCATTTGGCTTGGCATGACTGTGTGTCGCTTTTTAGAGATGCGTACCTACCACTGGGCCAGTATCAA GGATATCCACACAACCACAGGCAAGCTGAAACGGGCTGTTTTGCAGTTCACTCCGGCCAGCTGGACGTATGTGCGCTGGTTTGACCCCAAATCCTCTTTTCAGAGGGTGGCTGGAATCTACCTCTTCATGATAGTATGGCAG CTCACAGAATTGAACACATTTTTCCTGAAGCATATCTTCGTATTCCAGGCCTCTCATCCTCTCAGCTGGTGCCGGATCCTCTTCATTGGGATCATCACTGCCCCCACAGTTCG GCAATACTATGCATATCTAACAGACACCCAGTGCAAAAGAGTTGGAACACAGTGTTGGGTGTTTGG GGCCATTGCTTTCCTGGAAGCTCTGGCTTGTATCAAATTTGGACAAGACTTGTTCTCTAAAACACAGGTTCTTTATGTTGTCCTTTGGCTTTTGTGTTTG GCTTTTATTACTTTTCTCTGTCTGTATGAAATGATTTGGTACGAGCAGAATTATGGGAAGAGACTGAAG AACATTGCAGACTGTGACGACAGCACCATTATTGACACGTATGACAACATTCTTGAAACTTCCAAAG AGAAGAACTCCAGTAGTAATTCCACTTCATCACGGAGAAGAAAAGGAGGctctggaaaaaacaaaacaatcaatgGAACAAGCGGCAAGAAGTGA